From Pseudomonas sp. stari2:
CGGCTCTGCGCCAGATACTCCTCGTCCTTCAGCGCCGCACACGCCGCGGCCAAGGCCAGGCTGTTGACATTGAACGGTTGCCGTACGCGGTTCAGCACGTCTGCCACCACCGGGGTGGACAGGCCGTAACCAACGCGCAGCGCCGCCAGACCATAGGCCTTGGAGAAGGTGCGCGAGACCAGCAGGTTCGGATAAGCCGCGAGGAAATCCAGACCGTCCGGCAGATCACTGCCTTCGGCGTATTCGATGTAGGCCTCGTCCAGCACCACCAGCACATGCTCCGGCACGTCCTGCAGGAACTCGTCCAGCGCTTCGGCGCCGAACCAGGTGCCGGTCGGGTTGTTCGGGTTGGCGATGAACACGACGCGCGTGTTGGCGTCGATGGCCGCCAGCATCGCCGGCAGATCATGCCCCCAGTCCTTGGCCGGAACGACCTTGGCCTGAGCGCCGACCGCCTGGGTCGCGATCGGATACACAGCAAACGCGTGCTCGCTGAACACCGCATTCAGGCCCGGCGCCAGATAGGCGCGCGCCACCAGCTCGAGAATGTCGTTGGAGCCGTTGCCCAGGGTCACCTGGTTCAGCTCGACACGGCACTGCTCGGCCAGCAGGGATTTCAGAGCAAAACCGTTGCCGTCCGGATAACGGGTCAGCTCGTCCAGCGCTTCGCGAATTGCGGCCAGCGCTTTCGGGCTCGCGCCCAGCGGGTTTTCGTTGCTCGCCAGCTTGACGATGCTTGCCGGATCCAGGTCCAGCTCGCGCGCCAGCTCGTCCACGGGCTTGCCCGGCACGTATGGCGAAAGTTGTTGCACGCCCGGCTGTGCCAGAGCGAGGAAGTTGCCACTCATTTGCTACCGCCCCTTAGAGAACTGCTTTCGGGTAGGAACCCAGCACCTTGAGTGCTACTGCTTCCTGACTGATCTTTTCCAGCACACCTTTGATCAGCGGATCACGGTGATGGCCGACGAAGTCGATGAAGAACACGTAGGTCCATTTACCGCTGCGCGACGGACGGGTTTCGATCCGGGTCAGGTCGATCCCGTTGTCATGGAACGGCACCAGCAGCTCGTGGAGCGCACCTGGCTTGTTGCTCATGGACACGATGATCGACGTCTTGTCGTCGCCGGTCGGCGGCACTTCCTGGTTACCGATCATCAGGAAGCGCGTGGAGTTGTCCGGACGATCCTCGATCTTCTCGGCCAGACGGGTCAGGCCATACAGCCCGGCCGCCATGTCACCGGCGATCGCCGCCGAATTCCATTCGCCCTTGACCCGCTTGGCCGCTTCGGCGTTGCTGGACACCGCCACGCGCTCGACATTCGGGTAATGAGCGTCCAGCCACTTGCGACACTGGGCCAGCGACTGAGCGTGGGAATAGATGCGACTGATGCTGTCGGTCTTGGTGTTTTCACCGACCAGCAGATGATGGTGAATCCGCAGCTCGACTTCGCCACAAATAACCATGTCGTGCTCGAGGAAGCTGTCGAGGGTGTGGTTGACCGCACCCTCGGTGGAGTTCTCCACCGGCACCACGCCGAAATTCACAGCACCGGCCGCCACTTCGCGGAACACTTCGTCGATCGCCGCCATCGGCTTGCTGATCACTGCGTGACCGAAGTGCTTCATGGCCGCCGCCTGGGTGAACGTACCTTCCGGACCGAGATAGGCCACTTTCAGCGGGTTCTCAAGGGCGAGGCACGAGGACATGATTTCGCGGAACAAGCGCGCCATCTCTTCGTTGCCCAGCGGCCCCTTGTTGCGCTCCATCACGCGCTTGAGGACCTGCGCCTCACGCTCGGGACGATAGAACACCGGCTGCTCGCCTTCGGCCAGACTGGCCATCTTGACCCGGGCAACTTCCTCGGCGCAGCGAGCGCGATCGCTGATCAGTTGGAGGATCTTCTCATCGAGGCTGTCGATGCGAACGCGCAGCGCCTTGAGTTCCTGTTCGGACATCAGGAATGCTCCTTCTCGAACTCAGCCATGTAGCCAACCAGCGCTTCAACCGCATCCAGACCCAGGGCGTTGTAGATCGAGGCACGCATGCCGCCGACCGAACGATGGCCCTTGAGGTTGAGCAGGCCACGAGCATCAGCACCGGCCAGGAACGCCTTGTCCAGACGCTCGTCAGCCAGGCGGAACGGCACGTTCATCCAGGAACGGGCGTTAACGCTGATCGGGTTGGTGTAGAAATCGCTGTTGTCGATGAAGCCGTACAGGCGATCTTTCTTCGCCTTGTTGCGCTGCTCCATCGCAGCGACGCCGCCCTGCTCCTTCAGCCACTCGAAGACGAGGCCCGAGAGGTACCAGGAATAGGTGGCCGGGGTGTTGTACATCGAACCGTTGTCGGCCGAGATCTTGTAGTCGAGCATGGTCGGGCACGAACTGCGGGCACGGCCCAGCAGGTCTTCACGGACGATCACTACGACCAGACCGCTCGGGCCGATGTTCTTCTGCGCACCAGCGTAGATCAGGCCGTACTGCGACACATCGATGGGACGCGAGAGGATATCGGAAGACATGTCGACCACCAGCGGAACGTCACCGGCCTCGGGAACCCAGTCGAACTGCAGGCCGCCGATGGTTTCGTTGGACGCGTAGTGCAGATAGGCCGCACCCGGAGTCAGCTTCCACTCGTTCTGGCCGGGGATTGCCAGATAGTCATAAGGCTTGGCGCTGGCAGCAACGTTGATGTTGCCGAAGCGACGCGCCTCCTCGATGGCTTTCTTCGACCAGATGCCGGTCTCGACATAGTCGGCAGTGCCATTCTCGGGCAGCAGGTTCAGCGGAATCTCGGCGAACTGCTGGCTCGCGCCGCCCTGCAGGAACAGCACTTTGTAATTGGAGGGGATGGACAGCAGGTCGCGCAGGTCCTGTTCGGCTTTCTCGGCGATGGCCACGTAGTCGTCGCTACGATGGCTCATCTCCATGACCGACAGACCCTTGCCGTGCCAGTCGAGCAGCTCGGACTGGGCACGCAACAGGACAGCTTCAGGCAGCGCAGCGGGACCTGCGCAGAAGTTAAAGGCTCGTTTGCTCACATCCACTCTCGCTATGCAATCACGGTAGCGGACAGAGCAAACACTCTGCCCTGCTACGATTTGGTTAGTCTTGCGACTCTTCTTCGTCTGCGGCGTCCGCCTGCAGGTTGTCGACTGCATCGTCCGGTTCGGCGCCGATCACGCCCTCCTCCAGCTCGACACCTTCTTCACCCTCAAACTCTTCACCCTCGACTTCCGACGGCTCCTGGACCCGCTCCAGACCGACCAGGGTTTCATCCTTGGCCAGCTTGATCAGGGTCACGCCCTGGGTGTTACGACCCAGACTGGAAACTTCGTCGACGCGGGTACGCACCAGCGTGCCCTGGTCGGAGATCAGCATGATCTCTTCGCCGTCCTGCACCTGAACCGCACCGACCAGACGGCCGTTACGCTCGTTGCTGACCATGGCGATAACGCCCTGGCCGCCACGCTTGTATTCAGGGAACTCGGTGATCGCCGTGCGCTTGCCGTAGCCACGCTCGGAAGCCGTCAGGATCTGGCTGCCCTCTTCCGGGATCAGCATGGAAATCAGCTTCTGCCCTTCCGGCAGACGCATGCCACGCACACCGCGAGCGGTACGACCCATGGCGCGGACTTCGGATTCCTTGAAGCGCGTCACCTTGCCGCCGTCGGAGAACAGCATGATTTCCTGCTCGCCATCGGTGATGGCAGCGGAGATCAGGATGTCGCCCTCGTCCAACTCCAGCGCGATCAGACCGACGCTGCGCTGACGGCTGAAGGCCACCAGCGGGGTCTTCTTGACGGTACCGTTGGCGGTCGACATGAAGATGAACGGTGCCTTCTTGCGGTCGGCAGCCTTGATACGCGCCTTGCGCTCTTCTTCGGTTTCGTTGCTGTTTTCGATGTCGTCTACATCAGCCTCGGCGCCTTCGGCTTCTTCTTCATCAGCCTGACGCTTCATGGCTTCGAGATCGACCGGCAGCATGGTAGTGATGTATTCACCGTCATCCAGCGGCAACAGGTTGACCAGCGGACGGCCACGGGCGGCGCGGGACGCTTCCGGAATCTCGTAGGTCTTGAGCCAGTACACCTTGCCCTTGCTGGAGAACAGCAGCAGCGTGGTGTGGCTGTTGGCGACCAGCAGGTGAGCGATGTAGTCCTCATCCTTCACGCCGGTAGCCGATTTACCCTTACCACCACGACGCTGAGCCTGGTACGCAGCCAGTGGCTGAGTCTTGGCATAACCGCCGTGGGAGATGGTCACGACGCGCTCTTCTTCCGGGATCATGTCGCCCAGGGTCAGGTCGAGGCGTGCATCGAGGATCTCGGTGCGGCGCACGTCGCCGTATTCGGCGCGGATCACTTCCAGCTCTTCGCGGATCACTTCCATCAGGCGCGTGGCGCTGTTGAGGATGCGGATCAGCTCGCCGATCTGGTTCAGGATCTCTTGATACTCGGCCAGCAGCTTTTCGTGCTCCAGGCCGGTCAGGCGGTGCAGACGCAGTTCCAGAATGGCTTGTGCCTGTTCCGGCGACAGGAAGTACTTGCCGTCGCGCAGACCGTATTGCGGATCGAGGTTTTCCGGACGGCACGAATCGGCACCGGCACGCTCGACCATGGTCATCACCGCACTGGATTCCCACGGCGTGCTGACCAGTGCTTCCTTGGCTTCCGACGGGGTCGGCGACGCCTTGATCAGGGCGATCACCGGGTCGATGTTCGACAGGGCGACGGCCTGACCCTCAAGGATATGGCCACGCTCACGAGCCTTGCGCAGTTCGAACACGGTACGGCGGGTAACGACTTCGCGACGGTGACGAACGAAGGCTTCCAGCAGATCCTTGAGGTTCAGGATCCGCGGACGGCCGTCGATCAGCGCGACGATGTTGATGCCGAATACCGATTGCAGCTGGGTCTGGGCGTAGAGGTTGTTGAGGATCACCTCAGGCACTTCGCCGCGACGCAACTCGATCACGACACGCATACCGTCCTTGTCGGACTCGTCGCGCAGTTCGGTGATGCCTTCGAGTTTCTTCTCTTTTACCAGCTCGGCGATCTTCTCGATCAGACGCGCCTTGTTCAACTGGTAAGGCAGCTCGGTGATGACGATCTGCTGACGGCCACCGACCTTGTCGATGTCTTCGATGATCGAACGCGCACGCATGTAAATGCGGCCACGGCCGGTGCGGTAGGCTTCGATGATGCCGGCACGACCGTTGATGATCGCAGCGGTCGGGAAGTCCGGACCGGGAATGTATTGCATCAGCTCATCGACGGTCAGCTCAGGGTTGTCGATGAGAGCCAGGCAACCGTCGATGACTTCACCGAGGTTGTGCGGCGGAATGTTGGTCGCCATGCCCACGGCGATACCGCTGGAACCGTTGACCAGCAGGTTCGGAACGCGGGTCGGCATGACCGCCGGGATCAGTTCGGTGCCGTCGTAGTTCGGCACCCAGTCCACGGTTTCCTTGTGCAGGTCGGCCAGCAGCTCGTGCGCCAGCTTGGTCATGCGCACTTCGGTGTATCGCATGGCCGCGGCGTTGTCGCCGTCCACCGAACCGAAGTTGCCCTGACCGTCCACCAGCAGGTAACGCAGCGAGAATGGCTGAGCCATACGGACGATGGTGTCGTACACCGCGGTATCACCGTGCGGGTGATACTTACCGATCACGTCACCGACAACACGGGCAGATTTCTTGTACGGCTTGTTGAAGTCGTTGCCCAGCTCGCTCATCGCGAAAAGCACGCGACGGTGCACGGGCTTCAAGCCATCGCGCGCATCCGGCAGTGCACGGCCGACGATCACGCTCATCGCGTAATCGAGATAGGACTGTTTCAGCTCGTCTTCGATATTGACCGGGAGGATTTCTTTGGCCAGTTCGCCCATGAGAAGCCTGATTCCTTTTTCTGGTGAAACTTCGCCATATCCATAGGGGACGCACGAAGCTCGTCGATGCAGGCCGAGTGCCATGCGCCGACTTACGACAAATCAACAAGTTGACCCTGGATTTGCGCAGTGAAGACAACCCCGTGGGACTGCCTCGGAAAACGCCGGATGTTATCACAAGAGCCGCCACGCACCTATCCCCCAGATGCGCATGGAGCATAGTTAGATGACCGATGACAGGCTTAACGGGGACGAGAGAGGCTCAGAGCTTCCCTGAATGCAAATTTCGGGACGAAATTGCGGATGTTTATTGACTTTCAAGACCCCATCGCTGGCACGCCAGCTGCCACAGAATCAGTGGTGAACACTGAAGCTGTGGGAGCCCGCCTGCTGGCGATGGCGATTCAGCGGGCGCGGAACCCCCTTAATGCAGGCGCTTGCGGCACATCAACTGCGCCATTTTCGCGGTATCCGGGCGCTCGACGATGCCTTTCTCGGTGACGATCGCATCGATCAGGTCTGCCGGGGTCACGTCAAACACCGGGTTGAACGCTTCAACGTCTGCCCCGACGCGCTTGCCGCCAACTTCCAGCAATTCGGCGCCGGCGCGCTCTTCGATCGGGATGTCATCACCGCTGGCCAGATTCATGTCGATGGTCGAACTCGGCGCCACCACCATGAAACGAACGCCATGGTGCATGGCGTTGACTGCCAGTTGATAGGTACCAATCTTGTTCGCCACGTCGCCGTTGGCAGTGATCCGGTCAGCGCCGACGATCACCCAGGTCACGCCTTTGGTTTTCATGATGTGGGCGGCAGCGGAGTCAGCGTTAAGGGTCACCGGAATGCCTTCATTGGCCAGTTCCCATGCCGTCAGGCGCGAGCCTTGCAGCCACGGCCGGGTTTCATCGGCATAGACACGCTCGACCATACCCTCAATGAATGCGGCGCGGATCACCCCGAGCGCCGTGCCGAATCCGCCGGTGGCCAGGGCGCCGGTATTGCAGTGGGTCAGGATTGCCTGGGCGTTGCCCTGATGTTTGCGGATCAGGTCAACGCCGAGCTGGGCCATGGTCAGGTTGGCTTCGCGATCGCTTTCATGGATGGCGATGGCTTCGGCCTCCAGCGTCGCCAGCGGATCGGCGTTTTCTTTCAACCGATCCAGCCGGTCATGCATGCGGTTCAACGCCCAGAACAGATTGACCGCCGTCGGCCGGGAATCGGCCAGCAGCATGAAATCCTCTTCCAGCGCCGCGTACCAGTCGCCACCTTCGGCGATCCGGGCACGGGCGGCCAACACGATGCCATACGCCGCACTGATGCCGATGGCCGGCGCACCGCGCACTACCATCGAACGAATCGCCTCGGCCACGCCGGCGGCGCTGGTGTAGGCGATCCAGTTTTCCTCGAACGGCAAAACGCGCTGATCCAGCAGGTGGAGCGCGCCATCACGCCAATCGATGGCCTTTACTTTCTCCGCAGCCAATAGTCGATCGCGCATCCCTCACCCCGCACTCATGAACAAAAGCCGCCGATTATAGCGATCCCCCCGCGAAGACGCTCGGGTATACTTCGCCATCCTTATACAAAAGCACTGGAACCG
This genomic window contains:
- the pheA gene encoding prephenate dehydratase; the encoded protein is MSEQELKALRVRIDSLDEKILQLISDRARCAEEVARVKMASLAEGEQPVFYRPEREAQVLKRVMERNKGPLGNEEMARLFREIMSSCLALENPLKVAYLGPEGTFTQAAAMKHFGHAVISKPMAAIDEVFREVAAGAVNFGVVPVENSTEGAVNHTLDSFLEHDMVICGEVELRIHHHLLVGENTKTDSISRIYSHAQSLAQCRKWLDAHYPNVERVAVSSNAEAAKRVKGEWNSAAIAGDMAAGLYGLTRLAEKIEDRPDNSTRFLMIGNQEVPPTGDDKTSIIVSMSNKPGALHELLVPFHDNGIDLTRIETRPSRSGKWTYVFFIDFVGHHRDPLIKGVLEKISQEAVALKVLGSYPKAVL
- the hisC gene encoding histidinol-phosphate transaminase produces the protein MSGNFLALAQPGVQQLSPYVPGKPVDELARELDLDPASIVKLASNENPLGASPKALAAIREALDELTRYPDGNGFALKSLLAEQCRVELNQVTLGNGSNDILELVARAYLAPGLNAVFSEHAFAVYPIATQAVGAQAKVVPAKDWGHDLPAMLAAIDANTRVVFIANPNNPTGTWFGAEALDEFLQDVPEHVLVVLDEAYIEYAEGSDLPDGLDFLAAYPNLLVSRTFSKAYGLAALRVGYGLSTPVVADVLNRVRQPFNVNSLALAAACAALKDEEYLAQSRQLNESGMQQLEAGFRELGLSWIPSKGNFICVDLGQVAAPVFQGLLREGVIVRPVANYGMPNHLRVTIGLPAENSRFLEALRKVLARG
- the serC gene encoding 3-phosphoserine/phosphohydroxythreonine transaminase, whose protein sequence is MSKRAFNFCAGPAALPEAVLLRAQSELLDWHGKGLSVMEMSHRSDDYVAIAEKAEQDLRDLLSIPSNYKVLFLQGGASQQFAEIPLNLLPENGTADYVETGIWSKKAIEEARRFGNINVAASAKPYDYLAIPGQNEWKLTPGAAYLHYASNETIGGLQFDWVPEAGDVPLVVDMSSDILSRPIDVSQYGLIYAGAQKNIGPSGLVVVIVREDLLGRARSSCPTMLDYKISADNGSMYNTPATYSWYLSGLVFEWLKEQGGVAAMEQRNKAKKDRLYGFIDNSDFYTNPISVNARSWMNVPFRLADERLDKAFLAGADARGLLNLKGHRSVGGMRASIYNALGLDAVEALVGYMAEFEKEHS
- the mtnA gene encoding S-methyl-5-thioribose-1-phosphate isomerase — protein: MRDRLLAAEKVKAIDWRDGALHLLDQRVLPFEENWIAYTSAAGVAEAIRSMVVRGAPAIGISAAYGIVLAARARIAEGGDWYAALEEDFMLLADSRPTAVNLFWALNRMHDRLDRLKENADPLATLEAEAIAIHESDREANLTMAQLGVDLIRKHQGNAQAILTHCNTGALATGGFGTALGVIRAAFIEGMVERVYADETRPWLQGSRLTAWELANEGIPVTLNADSAAAHIMKTKGVTWVIVGADRITANGDVANKIGTYQLAVNAMHHGVRFMVVAPSSTIDMNLASGDDIPIEERAGAELLEVGGKRVGADVEAFNPVFDVTPADLIDAIVTEKGIVERPDTAKMAQLMCRKRLH
- the gyrA gene encoding DNA gyrase subunit A, whose product is MGELAKEILPVNIEDELKQSYLDYAMSVIVGRALPDARDGLKPVHRRVLFAMSELGNDFNKPYKKSARVVGDVIGKYHPHGDTAVYDTIVRMAQPFSLRYLLVDGQGNFGSVDGDNAAAMRYTEVRMTKLAHELLADLHKETVDWVPNYDGTELIPAVMPTRVPNLLVNGSSGIAVGMATNIPPHNLGEVIDGCLALIDNPELTVDELMQYIPGPDFPTAAIINGRAGIIEAYRTGRGRIYMRARSIIEDIDKVGGRQQIVITELPYQLNKARLIEKIAELVKEKKLEGITELRDESDKDGMRVVIELRRGEVPEVILNNLYAQTQLQSVFGINIVALIDGRPRILNLKDLLEAFVRHRREVVTRRTVFELRKARERGHILEGQAVALSNIDPVIALIKASPTPSEAKEALVSTPWESSAVMTMVERAGADSCRPENLDPQYGLRDGKYFLSPEQAQAILELRLHRLTGLEHEKLLAEYQEILNQIGELIRILNSATRLMEVIREELEVIRAEYGDVRRTEILDARLDLTLGDMIPEEERVVTISHGGYAKTQPLAAYQAQRRGGKGKSATGVKDEDYIAHLLVANSHTTLLLFSSKGKVYWLKTYEIPEASRAARGRPLVNLLPLDDGEYITTMLPVDLEAMKRQADEEEAEGAEADVDDIENSNETEEERKARIKAADRKKAPFIFMSTANGTVKKTPLVAFSRQRSVGLIALELDEGDILISAAITDGEQEIMLFSDGGKVTRFKESEVRAMGRTARGVRGMRLPEGQKLISMLIPEEGSQILTASERGYGKRTAITEFPEYKRGGQGVIAMVSNERNGRLVGAVQVQDGEEIMLISDQGTLVRTRVDEVSSLGRNTQGVTLIKLAKDETLVGLERVQEPSEVEGEEFEGEEGVELEEGVIGAEPDDAVDNLQADAADEEESQD